The Chitinophagaceae bacterium genome window below encodes:
- a CDS encoding TonB-dependent receptor: protein MIIPGANRDQHQFGINGSYDIGKFITVSSDMTYTTSNTQGQPLEGYRLDGLNVTQNFNQWYQRQLDMKKMKTYRQPDGSLNSWNIGDPNFSSDLDVYGAPQYWDNPYFVIKENYGTKKNNRLVGNVGLNIKINSHLNLQSNARMNSYSNENDYRVATGGLNLDSYEILQNQYKEMNYETNLIYKNRFGEFTVDALAGANNRQENYSKLYQAAQGGLSSANFFDIGASVSRPISTRDYQKKIVNSLYSKVSLGYKDMIYVEGTLRNDWSSALPANANSYLYPSVSSSFIFTELLKGSNAFKWLSFGKIRASYASVGSDLGPHQLDLAIVNGSFYGTNSSAAIGDQFRGGGIKPSLSTAYEAGIELRFFKRLGVEFAVYQNNNTQQILGIDVSPASGFSTAQINAGKIINKGVELSITGTPVSKKDFSWDVSLNWAKNANYIEELAAGLKTYVYGTNRYDTRLEHPVGGKWGTFYGRKWKVEPTTGKTLINASGQPEYDINQEIGQVLPRWTGGMFNSLHYKGFDLTFSIDFQSGGMFYSETRNFNSGTGLSEETVGVNDKGYDWRDYPGSYTLAGGNTGNGGIRIPGVFANKAENNRYISARAYWYTARQRDARNVLLDASYIKLREVRLGYNFPASFVQKTKIAKTINLGFIVQNAWLIWATTKQYGVDPSELEVFWREGGQLSATRQIGFNLRASF from the coding sequence TTGATTATCCCTGGTGCAAACCGTGATCAACATCAGTTTGGAATAAACGGGTCGTATGACATCGGGAAATTTATAACTGTGTCGTCAGATATGACCTATACTACTTCCAATACCCAGGGACAGCCTTTAGAAGGTTACCGATTGGATGGTTTAAATGTAACTCAGAATTTTAACCAATGGTATCAACGCCAGCTGGATATGAAAAAAATGAAGACTTATCGCCAGCCTGATGGCAGTCTTAACTCATGGAATATTGGTGATCCGAATTTTTCCAGTGATCTGGATGTATATGGTGCACCACAATATTGGGACAATCCATATTTTGTAATTAAAGAAAACTACGGAACTAAGAAAAATAACAGGTTAGTTGGTAATGTTGGTTTGAACATAAAAATCAACAGCCATTTGAATCTGCAGTCGAATGCCAGGATGAACAGTTACAGCAACGAAAATGATTATCGTGTTGCGACTGGCGGATTAAATCTTGACAGCTATGAAATTCTGCAGAATCAATATAAGGAAATGAATTACGAAACCAACCTGATTTACAAAAACAGGTTTGGTGAATTTACTGTAGATGCCTTGGCTGGTGCAAACAATCGCCAGGAAAATTACAGTAAATTATATCAGGCAGCTCAGGGCGGTTTAAGCTCAGCTAACTTTTTTGATATTGGAGCTTCAGTTTCACGCCCAATAAGCACACGGGACTATCAAAAGAAAATAGTAAACAGTTTATATAGCAAAGTGTCTTTAGGGTATAAGGATATGATCTATGTAGAAGGAACTTTGCGTAATGACTGGTCTTCTGCATTACCGGCAAATGCAAATTCTTATCTTTATCCTTCGGTTAGCTCAAGCTTTATTTTTACAGAACTCCTTAAAGGGTCAAATGCTTTCAAATGGTTAAGCTTTGGTAAAATCCGTGCATCGTATGCATCGGTTGGCTCAGATCTTGGGCCTCACCAACTTGATTTAGCAATTGTGAACGGTTCATTTTATGGCACAAATTCTTCTGCTGCAATTGGTGATCAGTTCAGAGGTGGTGGCATCAAGCCTTCTTTAAGTACAGCTTATGAAGCTGGTATTGAATTACGTTTCTTCAAGCGTCTGGGGGTAGAGTTTGCTGTTTATCAAAACAACAATACTCAACAGATTTTGGGAATTGATGTTTCTCCAGCCAGTGGATTTTCAACTGCTCAGATTAATGCAGGAAAAATCATTAATAAAGGCGTAGAGCTTTCAATTACAGGAACTCCTGTCAGTAAAAAAGATTTCAGTTGGGATGTAAGCTTAAACTGGGCTAAGAATGCAAATTATATTGAGGAACTGGCAGCAGGCTTAAAAACATATGTTTATGGTACAAACCGATATGATACAAGGCTTGAACATCCTGTAGGTGGAAAATGGGGTACATTTTATGGAAGAAAATGGAAGGTTGAACCAACTACCGGAAAAACATTGATTAATGCCTCTGGCCAGCCTGAGTACGATATTAATCAGGAAATCGGTCAGGTTTTACCAAGATGGACGGGAGGTATGTTTAACTCATTACATTATAAAGGATTTGATCTTACTTTCTCTATCGATTTCCAAAGCGGTGGAATGTTCTATTCAGAGACAAGAAACTTTAATAGTGGTACAGGTTTGTCTGAAGAAACAGTTGGTGTAAATGACAAAGGTTATGACTGGAGGGATTATCCTGGTTCATACACACTTGCTGGCGGTAATACTGGTAATGGTGGTATCAGAATTCCTGGTGTATTTGCAAATAAAGCAGAAAATAACCGTTATATTTCTGCAAGAGCTTATTGGTATACAGCCCGTCAACGTGATGCACGTAATGTTTTACTCGATGCTTCTTATATCAAACTTCGTGAAGTGAGACTTGGCTATAACTTCCCTGCTTCATTTGTTCAAAAGACGAAGATTGCAAAAACAATTAACCTTGGTTTTATCGTTCAGAATGCATGGTTAATTTGGGCAACAACAAAACAATATGGTGTTGATCCATCCGAGCTCGAGGTATTTTGGAGAGAAGGCGGACAGTTATCTGCAACAAGACAAATAGGTTTTAATCTTCGTGCAAGTTTCTAA
- a CDS encoding carboxypeptidase-like regulatory domain-containing protein, with protein MRKLSLLVLLCACIFNTAVAQKTTISGKVLDAGGDPVARASIKEKGTTNGTMAANDGTFKLTVKLGSTLIISATGFEDKEVIASDNISISLANDAKSMSEVVVTALGIKRDKKALGYSIQEVKGENLTIAKSTDVSSSLVGKVSGVQLVGSPSSTFDNADIIIRGVTGLGVAAPIFVVDGTITNQSAVIMDNVENVSVLKGPAATALYGQRAANGAVVITTKKGTRKKTSGVEVNLGVTFEKLSIIPPYQNQYAGGYSSSYTSSASLGAGYLDSEGFYIFKYNPAVHPASWASFNGQRMLEYGADESWGPKINGQMYRPYYSWYPGAEFGQLSLLQLSQIT; from the coding sequence ATGAGAAAACTATCACTTCTGGTGCTATTATGTGCCTGTATTTTTAATACAGCCGTAGCACAAAAAACTACTATTTCGGGAAAGGTATTGGATGCAGGAGGAGATCCTGTAGCAAGAGCTTCTATCAAAGAAAAAGGTACAACAAACGGTACAATGGCCGCAAATGATGGTACTTTCAAATTGACAGTAAAACTTGGGTCCACATTAATTATCTCCGCAACAGGTTTTGAAGATAAAGAGGTAATTGCGTCTGATAATATTTCAATTTCTCTGGCGAATGATGCAAAAAGCATGAGCGAAGTTGTGGTAACAGCTTTGGGAATTAAAAGAGATAAAAAAGCGTTGGGTTATTCAATTCAGGAGGTAAAGGGAGAAAATCTCACAATAGCTAAGTCAACTGATGTAAGTTCTTCTCTTGTTGGAAAGGTTTCTGGAGTTCAGCTGGTAGGTTCACCCAGTTCTACTTTTGATAATGCTGATATCATTATCAGAGGAGTAACAGGATTAGGTGTAGCGGCTCCCATTTTTGTTGTTGATGGAACAATAACCAACCAATCGGCAGTGATTATGGATAACGTTGAAAACGTATCCGTTTTAAAAGGACCTGCTGCAACGGCATTGTACGGGCAACGTGCTGCCAATGGTGCAGTTGTTATTACAACTAAAAAAGGGACTCGCAAAAAAACATCAGGTGTTGAAGTAAATCTTGGTGTAACATTTGAAAAACTTTCAATCATCCCACCTTACCAGAATCAATATGCCGGAGGATATTCGTCTTCTTATACAAGCAGTGCTTCATTGGGTGCAGGTTATCTTGATAGCGAAGGTTTTTATATTTTCAAATATAATCCAGCAGTTCACCCTGCAAGCTGGGCCTCTTTTAATGGACAACGTATGCTTGAATATGGTGCCGATGAAAGCTGGGGTCCTAAAATTAACGGGCAAATGTACCGCCCTTACTACTCATGGTATCCGGGTGCTGAGTTTGGCCAATTGTCGCTCTTACAGCTCAGCCAAATAACGTGA
- a CDS encoding 4-hydroxy-tetrahydrodipicolinate synthase, whose product MSLQDQLRGTGVALVTPFKKNMEIDFVALEKVINYVISYGAEYVVTLGTTGETPTLSKEEKIELIHFTVDTVAERVPVVVGVGGNNTLSLIKDLETFPLQKAVAVLSASPYYNKPSQEGIYQHYKALAEVSPKPIILYNVPGRTGRNINASTTLRLANDFSNIAGIKDAGGDMVQCMQILKDKPTDFLVVSGDDALAMPQIACGMEGVISVAANCLPKQFSEMVRQSLKGNFAAAKKLNDQMLEAYDLLFAENNPAGVKAFMTELGLIENNLRLPVVPLSAGLHAGVKNYLHKNR is encoded by the coding sequence ATGAGTTTACAAGATCAATTGAGAGGAACAGGTGTAGCATTGGTTACTCCGTTTAAAAAAAATATGGAAATCGACTTTGTTGCACTGGAGAAGGTCATCAATTATGTAATCAGTTATGGAGCTGAATATGTTGTTACACTCGGAACAACCGGTGAAACTCCTACGCTCAGTAAGGAAGAAAAAATTGAACTGATTCATTTTACTGTTGATACAGTTGCTGAAAGAGTTCCGGTTGTTGTAGGTGTTGGAGGAAACAATACACTGTCTCTGATCAAGGATCTTGAAACATTTCCTTTACAGAAAGCGGTTGCGGTATTAAGTGCCAGCCCTTATTATAATAAACCATCGCAGGAAGGGATTTACCAGCATTATAAAGCATTGGCGGAAGTAAGTCCAAAGCCAATCATTCTTTACAATGTTCCGGGACGTACAGGAAGAAATATCAATGCTTCAACAACGTTGAGGCTTGCGAATGATTTTTCAAACATTGCAGGTATAAAAGACGCGGGTGGTGATATGGTTCAGTGTATGCAGATATTAAAAGATAAACCAACTGATTTCCTTGTTGTAAGTGGAGATGATGCATTGGCAATGCCGCAGATTGCCTGCGGTATGGAAGGTGTTATCAGTGTAGCAGCGAACTGTTTGCCAAAGCAATTCAGTGAAATGGTTCGTCAATCGCTTAAAGGAAATTTTGCAGCGGCAAAAAAACTGAATGATCAAATGCTGGAAGCATACGATCTGTTGTTTGCTGAAAATAATCCCGCAGGTGTAAAAGCATTTATGACAGAGCTGGGTTTAATTGAAAATAATCTCCGGTTACCGGTTGTTCCATTATCTGCAGGACTGCATGCAGGGGTTAAAAATTATCTGCATAAGAATAGGTAA
- a CDS encoding SusD/RagB family nutrient-binding outer membrane lipoprotein — protein MKKIFSIITIVLVFVSCNKFGDTNVNPTLLTAASTRALLTNSLQSYSSLIQGNAASARLGSLYVQHLSEGPYPGPSLYSDRNLSFAAWYTGPLYNLETIIKYNNDGNAATVGNGSKDNQIAVARILKAHYYLMMTDRWGDIPYKSALKGSDAFSPAYDKQQDIYTDLFKELTEAVAQIKENEAGVVGDVLLNGDMAAWKRFANTQRMIMALRLSKADAAKGKTEYAAALAAGVISSNAQNISYAYVAGDPNNYNPWYNNYTVSNRNDYAISKTMTDYMEPKADPRLPVFGEVLAGGIVKGLPYGRNAAINIPAAYSRIGNNFRGQGSPMPIYNYAQVLFMQAEAAKNGYATGGDVAAKSFYEAAIMASFEQYGVYSAPVYAAYILDPAVAYTPVDGYKQIMTEKWVHSYINGWEVWNDWRRTGFPVLTPATDAVDSRGIPLRLGYPTNEAALNGDNYKAAVTNLGGTDDNYAKMWWVK, from the coding sequence ATGAAAAAAATATTCAGTATAATAACAATTGTCTTGGTGTTTGTAAGCTGTAATAAATTCGGTGATACTAATGTTAACCCCACACTATTAACAGCTGCTTCTACCAGAGCGCTTTTGACAAATTCTTTACAGTCCTACTCAAGTTTAATACAGGGCAACGCCGCTTCTGCACGACTTGGCTCACTGTATGTACAGCATTTATCTGAAGGACCTTATCCCGGGCCTTCATTATACAGTGACCGTAATCTTTCGTTTGCAGCATGGTATACCGGTCCTCTATATAATCTTGAAACAATTATTAAATATAATAATGATGGGAATGCTGCTACAGTTGGAAATGGTTCCAAGGATAATCAAATAGCTGTTGCAAGAATTTTGAAAGCACATTATTATTTAATGATGACAGACAGATGGGGAGATATTCCATACAAAAGTGCGTTAAAAGGAAGCGATGCCTTTTCACCGGCTTATGATAAACAGCAGGATATCTATACGGATTTGTTTAAGGAATTAACTGAAGCTGTAGCGCAGATTAAAGAGAACGAAGCAGGAGTTGTAGGAGATGTGTTACTGAATGGTGATATGGCAGCCTGGAAACGTTTTGCCAATACTCAACGTATGATTATGGCATTACGGTTATCAAAAGCTGATGCTGCTAAAGGAAAAACAGAATATGCTGCTGCGTTGGCTGCTGGTGTTATTTCAAGTAATGCACAGAATATCAGTTATGCTTATGTGGCAGGAGACCCAAATAACTATAATCCCTGGTATAATAACTATACTGTAAGTAACAGAAATGATTATGCTATCAGCAAAACAATGACTGATTATATGGAGCCAAAGGCTGATCCAAGGTTACCTGTTTTTGGAGAGGTATTAGCTGGTGGAATTGTTAAAGGGTTGCCATATGGACGGAATGCAGCAATTAATATTCCTGCTGCGTATAGTCGTATAGGTAATAATTTTAGAGGTCAGGGTTCTCCAATGCCTATTTATAATTATGCCCAGGTATTGTTTATGCAGGCTGAAGCTGCGAAAAATGGGTATGCTACCGGTGGCGATGTTGCAGCAAAAAGCTTTTATGAAGCAGCTATAATGGCTTCATTTGAGCAGTATGGTGTTTATTCAGCCCCTGTATATGCGGCTTATATTTTAGATCCTGCAGTTGCGTATACTCCGGTAGATGGGTATAAACAAATCATGACTGAAAAATGGGTGCATTCGTATATTAACGGTTGGGAGGTTTGGAATGATTGGCGTAGAACCGGTTTTCCAGTTCTTACTCCAGCTACAGATGCGGTTGATTCAAGAGGAATTCCTTTACGTTTAGGATATCCTACAAACGAAGCTGCACTTAATGGCGACAATTATAAAGCTGCAGTTACGAATTTGGGTGGTACTGATGACAACTACGCTAAAATGTGGTGGGTTAAATAA